In Deltaproteobacteria bacterium, the DNA window TTCTCCCTCACGGGGTGGAAGAGACGCGCCTGACGCGCCATGATCTCCCGGAACCCAATTCCCGGAGGTCATTCATGAACACATCCACCTGCGACCCGCGCACCAGCCAGGCCGGAACATTCGAAGCCGAAACAGCCGAAGACGCGCCCGAACGCGGCATCTGGGTCCTGATGCGGCCGGTGCGCCGCCGCATTCATCTGGCCATGGGGCTGGCCGCCCCTGGCCGTCCATCAACTTTTGAATGCTGCCCGGCAGCGAGGACCCTGGGTCCCCGTATCCCGAAACGCCGCGCGGTAACGCACGAAAACAGACGATCGCATCGCCAACGTCCACAATGATCGATTCAGACTGGAAATTCCTTGCCTCCTACGAGGCGTTGTGTCCTGACGCCATCCGGCATGACCGTCTCCAGGACGGATTGGAATTGCTGTCCGTGCATGGTCGCGGCAACTGTCCTACAGGCACGGTTTTCACCATGGACATTGCGCCGATCCAGTTCTCCTTTCACCTGGAAGGAGATGGTGACGCCGAAATCGTGCACACACCGTGGCGGAAGGAATTCGTGACCGCGCGGCCGGGAACGGTCATCCTGTCCTTTAACCCGCATTCGGCCTGCCGCGTCGCCTGTGGCGGAAAGCAGACCGTGCGCATCGTGAACCTGTACCTGTCTCCCGACAAGCTGCGCCGGATGTTCGCGGACGACCCGGATGCCCTGCCCCTGGAACTGCACCGCATTCTCGACGCGCCCAGTCCGGAGCCCTGCAACCGGGGATACGCCCTGGACGCCCGCGCCGGAATGCTTTTGGAACAGCTCGGCAACTGCCCCTACCGGGGCGCGCTGCGCCGCCTGTATCTGGAAAGCAAGGCCATGGAGCTCATGGTCCTGCAAATGGAACGTCTGCGCAGGGAACCGTCGCGCACGACGGCAAACAGCATACGCCCGGACGACGAGGAGCGGATCCGGGCCGTGCGCGACCTGTTGGTCCGCGACACGGACAAACCGCCGTCCCTGGGTGAACTGGCTCGCTGGGCCGGGCTGAACGAAACCAAACTCAAACGGGGCTTCCGCCATAT includes these proteins:
- a CDS encoding AraC family transcriptional regulator, whose translation is MLPGSEDPGSPYPETPRGNARKQTIASPTSTMIDSDWKFLASYEALCPDAIRHDRLQDGLELLSVHGRGNCPTGTVFTMDIAPIQFSFHLEGDGDAEIVHTPWRKEFVTARPGTVILSFNPHSACRVACGGKQTVRIVNLYLSPDKLRRMFADDPDALPLELHRILDAPSPEPCNRGYALDARAGMLLEQLGNCPYRGALRRLYLESKAMELMVLQMERLRREPSRTTANSIRPDDEERIRAVRDLLVRDTDKPPSLGELARWAGLNETKLKRGFRHIFGTTVCDYVRNHRLDQSRELLAQGRWSVTEIAHRCDF